One window of the Acidimicrobiia bacterium genome contains the following:
- a CDS encoding FAD binding domain-containing protein: MISRYHRPASLEEVFDLLDRDGVDSVLMAGGTGVNATEYPEIEVIDLQDVCPDAIIESGDRLVIGAMVRLQDVVDHGGVPPLLRELAHREGPNTLRHSATIGGTVASADPESELLAGLLVHEATAEVQTRERSLTIRIADLFADPAALSGGIIASISVEVGGATASARTGRTPADTSIVAAIGRVTPDGLLLALTGVASTPVLIARDAVDALVPPADFRGSSEYRRNLASVLADRVVGQLGGAA; encoded by the coding sequence GTGATCAGCAGATACCACCGGCCGGCCAGCCTCGAGGAGGTCTTCGACCTTCTTGACAGGGACGGAGTTGATTCGGTCCTGATGGCCGGCGGTACCGGCGTCAATGCGACGGAATACCCGGAAATCGAAGTCATCGACCTTCAGGATGTGTGCCCCGATGCGATCATCGAGTCAGGCGACCGCCTGGTGATCGGTGCCATGGTCCGGTTGCAGGACGTTGTCGACCATGGCGGGGTACCTCCGTTGCTGCGGGAACTCGCCCACCGTGAAGGTCCGAACACCCTCAGGCACTCAGCAACGATCGGCGGGACAGTCGCAAGCGCAGACCCGGAGAGCGAACTGTTGGCCGGGTTGCTCGTTCACGAGGCGACGGCGGAAGTCCAAACGCGGGAACGCTCGCTCACGATCAGGATCGCCGATCTCTTCGCCGATCCGGCGGCACTCTCCGGCGGGATCATCGCCTCCATCTCGGTGGAGGTCGGCGGCGCCACTGCCTCAGCGAGAACCGGTCGCACTCCGGCAGACACGTCGATCGTGGCTGCGATTGGACGAGTTACTCCGGATGGCCTGCTGCTGGCTCTGACGGGGGTCGCATCCACGCCGGTGCTCATCGCTCGCGACGCCGTCGATGCACTCGTTCCGCCGGCCGATTTCCGGGGTTCATCCGAGTACCGGCGGAACCTCGCCTCTGTCCTGGCCGATCGTGTCGTCGGTCAGCTTGGAGGTGCCGCTTGA
- a CDS encoding S-layer homology domain-containing protein, whose translation MEAKLDLNRTLAIVVIVVALVAVTGSSAVAQTVELPPGGTFVDDDGTAAEGHIEAIAAAGITRGCNPPANDRFCPQRTLTRAEMATLLVRALELPSSPVDHFTDDNGTTHEDAINSLAETGITHGCGDLRFCGSKPITRGQMASFLARAFAIPAADLDYFTDDSESLHEASINALAAAGITNGCADARFCPNRAIPRAEMAMLLSRAMGLLPLVPPARPPAYPDVGHGKRIIYANAQQQIWMIDETESVVDTYLVSGREGVPAPGTYTVYSKSPIAWSHNGITMEYMVRFAYGRTASIGFHAIPHYATGVPMQTEDELGEFRSAGCVRQADAKAQALYAWTPIGTTVIVVP comes from the coding sequence GTGGAAGCAAAACTCGACCTCAATCGAACTCTCGCCATTGTGGTGATTGTGGTTGCCCTTGTCGCTGTAACGGGATCCTCGGCTGTGGCACAAACGGTCGAACTTCCACCGGGAGGAACGTTCGTCGATGACGATGGGACGGCCGCTGAGGGTCACATCGAAGCAATCGCGGCGGCAGGCATCACCCGCGGGTGCAATCCGCCTGCCAACGATCGGTTCTGTCCCCAAAGAACTCTGACCAGGGCCGAAATGGCAACGCTACTGGTTCGCGCACTCGAACTACCGTCGTCGCCGGTCGATCACTTCACAGACGACAACGGCACCACTCACGAGGACGCGATCAATTCGCTGGCCGAGACGGGAATCACGCACGGTTGCGGCGACCTGCGATTCTGCGGATCAAAGCCGATCACGAGGGGTCAGATGGCCTCGTTCCTGGCCCGTGCATTTGCGATTCCCGCCGCCGACCTCGACTACTTCACGGACGACTCGGAATCTCTTCACGAGGCTTCCATCAACGCTCTGGCAGCAGCCGGAATCACGAATGGTTGCGCAGACGCCCGATTCTGTCCCAATCGGGCAATCCCACGGGCTGAGATGGCCATGCTGTTGTCGAGGGCAATGGGTCTGTTGCCACTAGTCCCGCCGGCGCGGCCGCCCGCCTATCCCGACGTCGGACACGGCAAGCGCATCATCTACGCCAACGCGCAGCAACAGATCTGGATGATCGACGAGACGGAGTCCGTTGTCGACACCTACCTCGTATCGGGCCGGGAAGGTGTTCCGGCTCCCGGCACCTACACCGTCTACTCAAAGTCACCGATTGCCTGGAGTCACAACGGGATCACGATGGAATACATGGTGCGATTCGCCTACGGCAGAACAGCTTCGATCGGATTCCACGCCATCCCGCACTACGCAACGGGTGTGCCGATGCAAACAGAAGACGAGTTAGGCGAGTTCCGGAGCGCAGGATGTGTCCGGCAGGCCGACGCCAAAGCACAAGCCCTCTACGCCTGGACTCCGATCGGGACCACGGTCATAGTGGTCCCGTAG
- a CDS encoding molybdopterin-dependent oxidoreductase has protein sequence MTISVTLNGEDRSFECRPHESLRAVLRREGLFSVRFGAETGETGADAVLVDGRLVSSEILLAAQADGHTIETLEGLNRPRGLHPIQEAFVVAGAIQSGYSTPAMILAAKALLDRNPDPTEVEVRDALSGILDRETGYLRPVHAVLRAAAMLRGETPEAIEPKLIDPLVEEGGSPDFDRVAPPLDLPVLAPKIIPSPEVPETQVVGKSERKVDAVMLAKGHPAFVDDIELRGMLYAKMLYSPHAHARIVGIDDSKARALPGVRAVLHHENVARVRYASGGQSYPNPLPYDQVSFDNKVRHVGDRVAAVAADSIEIAEAAVRLIQVEYEVLPAVFDENEAISGNAPIIHDEPDMEGAHDAARNIVHHIEAEVGDVAAGLAGADRVFERTFRVHQVQQAPIEPHIAISWLDSDERLVIRTSTQVPFHVRRMVAPLLGLPVRQIRVIKPRIGGGFGVKQEMLIEDIVGHLTLATGRPVRLELNRQEEFVSSRTRHPQTITFTTGVTNDGTLVAQRMRVVGNTGPYGTHALTVQMVSGLRGLSSYNCPNKKFDCDVAYTNVPVAGAYRGYGAPQALFALESHMEDIASELGIDVLAFRRRNWTKVGDPLDVAAELGEGAAEMKFIPVITSSGMDECVVQGQRAVEWHRRYDPEWIRPADRPHIRRGLGFAMCMHGSAISGLDMGGASLKINDDGSFNLLFGATDLGTGADTILAQIAAEVLGVTTEEIIVYAADTDMTPFDVGAYASSTTYVSGMAVKKAADDVRRQITERAAVMLDLDSPGEVELRDRAAFATDGRSVTLAEVALHSLHQDNQHQIMATASYVAPESPPPYAAQFAEVEVDIETGQVTVNALVMAVDCGVPINPMTSAGQVEGGMIQALGYGHCEEMAFDENGRMVNARFGPYKLYRSDETPRIEAYLVQTMEKSGPFGAKAIAEIPKDGVAPAIRNAIFNATGRQIDNLPFTPERVWRALQ, from the coding sequence TTGACCATCTCCGTCACCCTCAACGGGGAGGATCGATCCTTCGAGTGTCGGCCGCACGAGTCGTTGCGGGCGGTGCTCCGGCGCGAGGGCCTCTTCAGCGTTCGGTTTGGGGCGGAGACCGGAGAGACCGGAGCCGATGCCGTCCTGGTCGACGGTCGTCTGGTTTCTTCAGAAATCCTGCTGGCCGCGCAAGCCGACGGCCACACGATCGAAACGCTCGAAGGCCTCAATCGGCCGCGGGGACTGCACCCTATTCAGGAGGCGTTCGTAGTGGCAGGTGCCATTCAGTCCGGCTATTCGACTCCGGCGATGATCCTGGCCGCCAAGGCGCTGCTCGATCGCAATCCCGACCCGACTGAGGTCGAAGTGCGAGACGCGCTCTCCGGCATTCTCGACCGCGAAACGGGCTATCTCCGTCCCGTCCATGCTGTGCTCCGGGCCGCCGCCATGCTGAGGGGAGAGACGCCCGAAGCAATCGAGCCGAAACTGATCGACCCCCTCGTTGAGGAGGGAGGGAGCCCCGACTTCGACAGAGTCGCCCCTCCGCTCGATCTTCCAGTCCTGGCACCCAAGATCATCCCGAGCCCGGAGGTTCCAGAAACACAAGTGGTCGGCAAGTCCGAACGCAAGGTCGACGCCGTCATGCTCGCCAAAGGGCACCCGGCGTTCGTCGATGACATCGAGCTCCGGGGCATGCTCTACGCCAAGATGCTCTACAGCCCGCATGCTCACGCCCGGATTGTGGGCATCGACGACTCCAAGGCCCGCGCTCTGCCCGGCGTGCGGGCGGTGCTTCACCATGAGAACGTCGCCCGGGTCCGCTACGCGTCCGGCGGCCAGAGCTATCCGAATCCGCTGCCCTACGATCAGGTCAGCTTCGACAACAAGGTTCGGCACGTCGGCGACCGGGTTGCTGCGGTAGCCGCCGATTCGATCGAGATCGCAGAGGCAGCCGTCCGCTTGATCCAGGTCGAGTACGAGGTGCTGCCTGCGGTTTTCGACGAGAACGAGGCTATCTCCGGGAATGCTCCGATCATCCATGACGAGCCGGACATGGAAGGTGCGCACGACGCCGCACGCAACATCGTGCATCACATCGAAGCCGAAGTAGGTGATGTCGCGGCGGGCCTGGCCGGTGCCGACCGTGTCTTTGAGCGGACCTTCCGGGTGCATCAGGTGCAGCAAGCACCGATCGAGCCACACATCGCAATCTCCTGGTTGGATAGCGACGAGCGTCTCGTGATCAGGACCTCCACCCAGGTGCCGTTCCACGTCCGTCGGATGGTGGCGCCGCTGCTGGGACTGCCCGTACGACAGATTCGCGTCATCAAACCCCGGATCGGCGGGGGATTCGGTGTGAAGCAGGAGATGCTGATCGAAGATATCGTGGGCCATCTGACCCTGGCGACCGGGCGGCCGGTGCGTCTCGAACTGAACCGCCAAGAGGAGTTCGTCTCGAGCAGAACCAGGCATCCGCAGACGATCACCTTCACGACGGGCGTCACGAACGACGGAACTCTGGTTGCCCAGCGAATGAGGGTGGTCGGCAATACCGGCCCCTATGGAACCCATGCGCTCACCGTGCAGATGGTGAGCGGCCTGCGCGGCCTCAGTTCGTACAACTGTCCCAACAAGAAGTTCGACTGCGACGTCGCCTACACGAACGTCCCCGTCGCCGGTGCCTACCGGGGGTACGGCGCCCCGCAAGCCCTCTTCGCGCTCGAGTCGCACATGGAAGACATCGCCTCAGAACTGGGCATCGATGTTCTCGCCTTCCGTCGCCGGAACTGGACGAAGGTCGGCGACCCGCTCGACGTGGCAGCCGAACTCGGTGAAGGGGCGGCCGAGATGAAGTTCATCCCGGTGATCACGTCGAGCGGTATGGACGAGTGCGTTGTGCAGGGCCAGCGGGCCGTTGAATGGCACCGCCGCTACGACCCGGAATGGATTCGTCCGGCCGATCGGCCGCACATTCGGCGAGGCCTCGGGTTTGCGATGTGCATGCACGGCAGCGCGATCAGTGGCCTCGACATGGGAGGCGCCAGCCTCAAGATCAACGACGATGGCTCGTTCAATCTCCTGTTCGGAGCAACCGACCTCGGTACCGGCGCAGACACGATCCTGGCGCAAATCGCCGCTGAAGTGTTGGGAGTAACAACCGAGGAAATCATCGTCTACGCGGCCGACACGGACATGACCCCCTTCGACGTGGGAGCGTACGCCTCGAGTACCACCTACGTATCGGGGATGGCGGTGAAGAAGGCTGCCGACGACGTGCGGCGGCAAATCACCGAACGGGCGGCAGTGATGCTCGACCTCGACTCACCGGGCGAGGTCGAGTTGCGCGATCGAGCTGCGTTTGCGACCGATGGGCGATCGGTGACCCTGGCCGAAGTGGCACTGCACTCCCTCCACCAGGACAATCAGCACCAGATCATGGCCACGGCCTCGTACGTCGCCCCCGAGTCGCCGCCGCCGTACGCCGCCCAGTTCGCCGAAGTCGAAGTCGATATCGAGACGGGGCAGGTCACCGTCAACGCCCTCGTGATGGCCGTCGATTGCGGGGTCCCCATCAACCCGATGACCTCTGCCGGGCAGGTGGAAGGCGGGATGATCCAGGCGCTCGGCTACGGCCATTGCGAAGAGATGGCGTTCGACGAGAACGGGCGGATGGTCAACGCTCGATTCGGTCCGTACAAGCTTTATCGCAGCGACGAGACGCCCAGAATCGAGGCCTACCTGGTTCAGACCATGGAGAAGTCCGGACCGTTCGGAGCCAAGGCCATCGCCGAGATTCCGAAAGATGGGGTAGCTCCGGCCATCCGCAATGCCATCTTCAACGCCACCGGCCGTCAGATCGACAACCTCCCGTTCACGCCCGAACGGGTGTGGCGAGCATTGCAGTAA
- a CDS encoding glycosyltransferase family 2 protein encodes MLDSAVRWINYLVLAYVILMELQILVVAAASYLALRRDQFTERHGRIRDLATSDTTPPISIIIPAYNEEAGIVESVRSTAMLHYPRLEIIVVNDGSKDLTVQRLVEAFDMVPIDFPFRPAIETQKILRIYKSRMPLPVVLVDKENGGKSDAINAGVNVSQYPYFMATDADMIIESEALIHAARHFVEDRAHTVAVGGNVRPLNGSKVRSGSVSEVKLPRRPIEMVQVVEYIRSFLAARPGWSAMRSLLIVSGAFGIFQKRAVVEVGGFRNDHLGEDMEMTMRLHRHNLKNKRDYRIVYAPDAVAWTEVPSDWAVLRKQRIRWHRGFIQVIWQYRGMIFNPRYGRIGLLGWPSFIAFEFIAPIVEFLGWLIIPLSIALGYVNVEVAIPLAAIALLLGAVNSVVSLFLDDRFGYYDEAGQTLRLLLYSLAEHLGLRQRSTWWRFRSMFWNPSKKVWGDMQRTGVGNLAGSNEVGAPGTVPSEV; translated from the coding sequence ATGCTCGATAGTGCCGTCAGGTGGATCAACTACCTCGTGCTTGCCTATGTCATCCTGATGGAGTTGCAGATCCTGGTCGTGGCGGCGGCTTCATATCTGGCATTGCGTCGAGATCAGTTCACCGAGCGGCACGGGCGCATTCGCGACCTGGCGACGTCTGACACCACCCCGCCGATCTCCATCATCATCCCGGCCTACAACGAAGAGGCCGGAATCGTCGAATCGGTGCGATCCACCGCCATGCTTCACTACCCCCGCCTCGAGATAATCGTGGTCAACGACGGCAGCAAAGATCTCACCGTGCAGCGACTCGTCGAAGCGTTCGACATGGTGCCGATCGATTTCCCGTTCCGTCCTGCCATCGAAACCCAGAAGATCCTTCGCATCTACAAGAGCCGGATGCCGTTGCCGGTCGTGCTGGTTGACAAGGAGAACGGTGGCAAATCCGACGCCATCAACGCCGGCGTCAATGTCTCGCAATATCCGTACTTCATGGCCACAGACGCAGACATGATCATCGAGAGCGAAGCGCTGATCCACGCCGCACGCCACTTCGTTGAGGATCGCGCCCACACCGTGGCGGTCGGAGGCAATGTACGGCCTCTCAACGGATCGAAAGTGAGAAGCGGTTCTGTCTCGGAGGTGAAGCTCCCGCGGCGACCTATTGAGATGGTCCAGGTCGTTGAATACATCAGGTCGTTTCTGGCCGCTCGCCCCGGTTGGTCGGCCATGCGGTCGCTTCTCATCGTCTCCGGAGCCTTCGGCATCTTTCAGAAGCGCGCCGTTGTCGAGGTCGGGGGCTTCAGGAACGATCACCTCGGCGAAGACATGGAAATGACGATGCGGTTGCATCGCCACAACCTCAAGAACAAGCGGGACTACCGGATCGTGTACGCCCCGGACGCGGTCGCCTGGACCGAGGTCCCGAGCGACTGGGCCGTGCTGAGGAAGCAACGGATCAGGTGGCACCGGGGATTCATTCAGGTCATCTGGCAATACCGTGGAATGATCTTCAATCCCCGGTACGGTCGAATCGGTCTCCTCGGCTGGCCGTCGTTCATCGCCTTCGAGTTCATCGCTCCGATCGTCGAGTTCCTCGGTTGGCTGATCATTCCCCTGTCGATTGCCCTGGGCTACGTCAACGTGGAAGTCGCCATTCCGCTGGCGGCGATCGCACTCCTCCTGGGCGCGGTGAACTCCGTTGTCTCGCTGTTCCTCGATGATCGTTTCGGGTACTACGACGAGGCGGGTCAAACCCTAAGGCTGCTCCTCTACTCGCTCGCCGAACACCTTGGCCTGCGCCAGCGCAGCACGTGGTGGCGGTTCCGGTCGATGTTCTGGAACCCGTCGAAGAAGGTCTGGGGGGACATGCAGCGAACCGGAGTCGGCAACCTGGCCGGCTCGAACGAGGTAGGCGCGCCGGGAACGGTGCCATCAGAAGTGTGA
- a CDS encoding amidohydrolase family protein, with product MTATTPGLVCAHHHLYSALARGMPPPPKTPTTFQEILEQIWWRLDTALDLEMIRWSAKLGALEALESGTTAIIDHHESPNAIEGSLTVIADACAEVGVRVLPAYGITDRHGADGARRGLAENERFIREGGKGLVGIHAAFTCSDESLRNAAHLAADLGVGVHIHVAEGVGDKDAPVRLAGLTRDNWLLSHCVHLSTDHRLHGTILHNPRSNLNNGVGYADPARFSNPVALGTDGIGANMIESFRLAYVMQRTVDVAAGPDSAWSWLETGWDLMPEARNDEVTWSYDPMDPWHLAFTPGVRPLEVKVDGETVFADGKPTRVDADEVRARAAEQAVRLHSRL from the coding sequence ATGACGGCGACAACACCCGGACTGGTCTGTGCTCACCACCACCTCTACTCGGCCCTCGCCAGGGGGATGCCGCCGCCGCCCAAGACGCCGACCACGTTCCAGGAGATTCTCGAACAAATCTGGTGGCGACTCGACACAGCCCTCGACCTGGAGATGATTCGCTGGTCGGCCAAGCTCGGCGCCCTCGAAGCGCTCGAGTCGGGCACCACTGCCATCATCGACCACCACGAATCCCCAAACGCCATCGAAGGCAGCCTCACGGTCATCGCAGACGCCTGTGCGGAGGTGGGGGTGCGAGTGCTCCCCGCCTACGGGATCACCGATCGCCACGGGGCCGACGGCGCCCGCCGTGGCCTCGCAGAGAACGAGCGCTTCATTAGAGAAGGCGGGAAGGGACTGGTCGGGATTCACGCCGCCTTCACCTGTTCGGACGAGTCGCTTCGAAATGCCGCACATCTGGCTGCAGATCTAGGCGTCGGCGTTCACATCCACGTCGCCGAGGGTGTCGGAGACAAGGATGCGCCCGTCCGGCTGGCCGGCCTCACCCGCGACAACTGGTTACTCAGCCACTGCGTCCATCTCTCCACCGATCACCGCTTGCACGGAACGATCCTCCACAACCCCAGGTCCAACCTCAACAACGGTGTCGGGTACGCCGACCCCGCCCGTTTCTCCAATCCCGTGGCACTGGGCACCGACGGCATCGGAGCCAACATGATCGAATCGTTCCGCCTCGCCTACGTCATGCAGCGGACGGTCGACGTGGCCGCCGGCCCCGACTCGGCCTGGTCGTGGCTCGAAACCGGCTGGGATCTGATGCCTGAGGCGCGCAACGACGAGGTCACCTGGTCGTACGACCCGATGGATCCCTGGCATCTGGCCTTCACCCCCGGCGTTCGCCCGCTGGAGGTCAAGGTCGACGGCGAGACTGTGTTCGCCGACGGGAAACCAACCCGGGTTGACGCAGACGAGGTTCGCGCCAGGGCTGCCGAGCAAGCAGTCCGCCTTCACTCACGACTCTGA
- a CDS encoding FAD-dependent oxidoreductase translates to MSDRFHPISMEQLTDWVFDELEQKNALFGVPRPAFFVPTGDDRFRLDKYGYELETPFGVAAGPHTQMAQNIIVSWLVGARFIELKTVQTLDELDVNKPCIDIEDEGYNVEWSQELKVYESFDEYLRAWVLIHALHHKFGFPGDRPGMIFNMSVGYNLEGILKPNVQWFLDTMRDASAYLPAYIDIVARRYPEVRDLDIPATISDTITLSTMHGCPPDEIERITTYLLEERRLHTSVKCNPTLLGADRVRGIIDDDLGFDDVPIPDEAFAHDLKYVDAVPMFHNLRRVAAAHGLTFGLKLSNTLEVNNWRTVFERDDMMYLSGRALHAVTTNLAMRISEDFRGDLLLSFAGGADAFNVADLLRSGMKTVTVCSDLLKSGGYLRMSQYIEHLEAAIDEVGAGDLQEFVAGSAIKSPNFDEFAPLLRYTSLADSGLNLDLDMCMGLAEAVRSESIDRPAFDVVRVWANEAGYDDRQTETLVDLTGRVFARLNLRNYADSVRTDWRYRKDSFRTDRSKTPRLLEYFDCIEAPCLDECPVDQKVPQYMNAVRNGDFLEAVRLTREDNPLPAILGRVCDHLCENTCIRTHYDQPLAIRHIKRFIMEQEEQPVLFTRKPGTGSRVAIIGAGPAGLAAAQELAYAGFGVTIFEAHPYAGGMVGGAIPAYRLPQPVIDQDVAVLESLGVEFRFGRKVGVDFTLSDLRTDGYEATFVAVGAQLAKRLGLPGEEADGVMDALRYLRSVREGNPVPIGKRVGVIGAGDTAMDCARSALRTGAEHVSLIYRRTIDQMPADREEIHACLEEGIEIVELAKPSSLHIEDGALAGLICSRTRYTGDRDASGRKIPFDVPDSEFEIPLDTMILAISQHSVLDFFGDEIPELTSKGYLVVDPATFETTTPGVYAGGDVADHGPSSIVKAAADGKGVAAAIASTLRGPQPEIEPPAVDLQDMVIRRARRQYRQPVSHTPVSERVGFDETVIGFTVDEAMKEAARCLDCHLICSLCVGVCPNMALVTYEMEPFRTELPTLKAVGGDIIPGNTAPYRADQQFQIAVLTDFCNECGNCVTACPTSGRPYVDKPRIYLDRGDFEAEKTNAFMVFDDGSIESRVDGETHRMALNGVVEYSSPAFRARLEAGTLNLIEATPIGDPTDGEAFSVRPAADMYVLLKGLTGSMAHLPAMGPAGTSIPHPGYEE, encoded by the coding sequence ATGTCTGATCGATTCCATCCGATCTCGATGGAGCAGCTGACGGACTGGGTATTCGACGAACTCGAACAGAAAAACGCCCTCTTCGGCGTACCCCGGCCCGCCTTCTTCGTACCGACTGGCGACGATCGGTTCCGACTGGACAAGTACGGCTACGAGCTGGAAACGCCCTTCGGCGTGGCGGCGGGACCACACACCCAGATGGCCCAGAACATCATCGTGTCTTGGCTGGTCGGGGCGCGCTTCATCGAACTCAAGACCGTTCAGACACTGGACGAACTCGACGTCAACAAGCCGTGCATCGACATCGAAGACGAGGGCTACAACGTCGAGTGGTCTCAGGAACTCAAGGTTTACGAGTCGTTCGACGAGTACCTCAGGGCCTGGGTACTGATCCATGCCCTGCACCACAAGTTCGGTTTTCCGGGAGACCGCCCGGGAATGATCTTCAACATGAGTGTCGGCTACAACCTCGAAGGGATCCTGAAGCCGAACGTCCAGTGGTTCCTCGACACAATGCGCGATGCATCGGCTTACCTGCCCGCTTACATAGACATCGTCGCCCGCCGCTACCCGGAGGTCCGCGACCTCGACATTCCGGCCACTATCTCCGACACCATCACGCTGTCGACCATGCACGGATGCCCCCCGGACGAGATTGAGCGCATCACCACCTACCTCCTCGAAGAGCGGCGCCTCCACACGTCTGTGAAGTGCAATCCGACGCTGCTGGGCGCCGACCGGGTCCGCGGCATCATCGACGACGACCTCGGATTCGATGATGTGCCGATACCCGATGAAGCTTTCGCGCACGACCTGAAGTACGTGGACGCCGTCCCCATGTTCCACAATCTCCGGCGGGTCGCCGCTGCGCACGGTCTCACGTTCGGGTTGAAGTTGTCCAACACCCTCGAGGTCAACAACTGGCGAACGGTGTTCGAGCGGGACGACATGATGTACCTGTCCGGTCGCGCCCTCCATGCCGTCACCACCAACCTGGCGATGCGAATCTCTGAGGACTTCCGTGGCGATCTGCTGCTGTCATTCGCCGGAGGGGCGGACGCATTCAATGTCGCCGACCTCCTCCGATCTGGAATGAAGACGGTGACGGTGTGCTCGGACCTTCTCAAGTCCGGCGGGTACCTCCGCATGTCGCAGTACATCGAACACCTCGAGGCGGCAATCGATGAAGTCGGCGCCGGCGACCTGCAGGAGTTCGTCGCCGGTTCAGCGATCAAGAGCCCCAACTTCGACGAGTTCGCTCCCCTCCTCCGCTACACGAGCCTCGCCGACAGCGGACTCAACCTGGATCTCGACATGTGCATGGGTCTCGCCGAGGCGGTGAGGTCGGAGTCGATCGACCGCCCGGCATTCGATGTCGTGCGAGTCTGGGCGAATGAAGCCGGATACGACGACAGGCAAACCGAGACCCTTGTCGATCTGACGGGCAGGGTCTTCGCCCGGTTGAATCTGCGCAACTATGCCGACTCGGTGCGCACCGACTGGCGGTACAGGAAGGATTCCTTCCGCACCGATCGTTCGAAGACCCCCCGACTACTCGAGTATTTCGACTGCATCGAGGCTCCTTGCCTCGATGAGTGCCCCGTAGATCAGAAGGTGCCGCAGTACATGAACGCGGTGAGAAACGGCGACTTCCTGGAGGCCGTCCGTCTGACCCGCGAAGACAACCCGCTCCCGGCGATCCTGGGCAGGGTCTGCGATCACCTCTGCGAGAACACATGTATCCGAACCCACTACGACCAACCGCTGGCCATCCGCCACATCAAGCGCTTCATCATGGAACAGGAGGAACAGCCGGTGCTGTTCACCCGCAAACCCGGAACCGGCAGCCGGGTCGCCATCATCGGAGCCGGACCGGCGGGTCTCGCGGCAGCCCAGGAACTCGCCTACGCCGGATTCGGCGTAACCATCTTCGAAGCCCACCCATACGCCGGGGGAATGGTCGGGGGGGCGATCCCCGCCTACCGGCTCCCCCAGCCGGTGATCGACCAGGACGTGGCGGTGCTCGAATCACTCGGAGTCGAGTTCCGTTTCGGGCGGAAGGTGGGCGTCGACTTCACGCTCTCGGATCTCAGAACCGATGGCTACGAGGCCACCTTCGTGGCGGTGGGAGCACAACTCGCCAAACGCCTGGGACTTCCAGGAGAGGAGGCCGACGGTGTAATGGACGCCCTCCGCTACCTCCGCAGCGTGCGTGAAGGCAACCCGGTTCCGATCGGTAAGCGGGTCGGCGTCATCGGTGCCGGCGACACCGCCATGGACTGTGCCCGCTCTGCCCTACGAACCGGCGCAGAGCATGTCTCACTCATCTACCGGCGGACCATCGATCAGATGCCGGCAGACCGTGAAGAGATCCATGCCTGCCTCGAGGAAGGCATTGAGATCGTGGAGCTGGCCAAACCGTCTTCATTGCACATCGAGGACGGGGCTCTGGCGGGACTCATCTGCAGCCGGACCCGCTACACCGGCGACCGAGACGCATCGGGTCGAAAGATCCCGTTCGACGTTCCGGACTCCGAGTTCGAGATTCCCCTGGACACCATGATCCTGGCGATCAGCCAGCATTCGGTTCTGGACTTCTTCGGGGACGAGATCCCGGAACTCACGTCTAAGGGTTACCTCGTCGTCGATCCGGCGACGTTCGAGACCACCACTCCGGGTGTGTACGCCGGAGGCGACGTGGCCGATCACGGCCCGTCCTCGATCGTCAAGGCGGCGGCCGATGGAAAGGGCGTTGCAGCAGCCATCGCTTCGACGCTCCGCGGTCCCCAGCCGGAAATCGAACCCCCGGCGGTCGACCTCCAGGACATGGTCATCCGCCGGGCACGTCGCCAATACCGCCAGCCCGTCTCACACACTCCGGTGTCCGAGCGCGTCGGTTTCGATGAGACGGTCATCGGTTTCACCGTGGACGAGGCGATGAAAGAAGCGGCGCGCTGCCTGGACTGCCATCTCATCTGCTCGCTGTGCGTTGGAGTGTGTCCGAACATGGCGTTGGTGACCTACGAAATGGAGCCGTTCCGGACGGAACTGCCGACCCTGAAGGCGGTCGGGGGAGACATCATCCCCGGCAACACGGCGCCGTATCGAGCAGATCAGCAGTTCCAGATCGCGGTGCTGACCGACTTCTGCAACGAATGTGGCAACTGTGTGACGGCTTGCCCGACTTCCGGCCGCCCGTACGTCGACAAGCCACGGATCTATCTAGATCGGGGCGACTTCGAGGCCGAGAAGACGAACGCCTTCATGGTGTTCGACGACGGATCCATCGAAAGTCGCGTCGACGGCGAGACTCACCGGATGGCCCTCAATGGGGTCGTTGAGTATTCATCCCCAGCATTCCGCGCCCGGCTGGAGGCAGGCACACTCAACCTGATCGAAGCGACTCCGATCGGCGACCCCACAGACGGCGAGGCATTCTCTGTGCGGCCGGCCGCAGACATGTATGTGCTGTTGAAGGGCCTCACCGGTTCGATGGCGCACCTACCGGCGATGGGCCCGGCCGGAACCAGCATCCCCCACCCGGGCTACGAGGAGTAG